TGCATGAAACACAAGCAGTTGACACCGGAAACGTCATCATCAGCGTATCCGTGGCCACTCCGTTTGGCGCGGCAAATGTTTCGTGAAGGAGCTTTGACCTCTAGCGTATCGTTCGTTCGTAGCGGTGATGGCAGTACGGGCGTGATCATGTTTCAAACCCAGTGGGGCGACAAAGGCATGCTCGTAGGCACTGACACCAATACGGCAAGAAGGCTTTCCGAGCCTACAGCAAAAACGCTGGTCGCACGTAATTTCCCTGGAGTGCAGCTAATGTCATAGACATAAAAAAACCCGAGTCTGCAAACTCGGGTTTCTTTAAGCATCAAACAGGTTGTCAGTTGGCGCTGACAAGATGACCCAACGGTTAGCAAGACCATTTGCCGGGTTCGGTTCTAATATAGAACCGATAGCCGCGCATTTCAACATGGATTCGCGGCTACGCGACGATAAAAATGATGGATTTATCAAATTGGGCAGCTAAAGAGAGCCCATCAACTCCTATTGCTGATATGTCGGATCCTGCAAGATCCCACTTATCTCCTTTCATGTGGGGGCGCACCCATTATCAGCATCCTGGTCACTGGCTAGGAACAGGCAATCGCTGCGGTCATCGCCCTGACGCCCCCGCTTGGCATCAGTACAATGAGCCGGAAACGAAGCGGCCATTACCCCATTTCATTCAGAACCTGATCAACAAAGTGCGTGAATACTACGCTCAGCCGCTCAAGTTGCCCACGCTGGCCAACTTAAGCGGCAAAGTCAACAAGCTCACAGGTAAACCACGCCAAAACCGAAGCGAGGCCCGAGAGGCTGAGAGTTTGGTCATGCAAGCGATCTTGTCCCGTACCGACTTCGCCAGTCTGCGCGTTGGTACGCCGCTGCCGAATGGGGGGTTTATCCATCGGGCGATGGCGGAGATCGCCAAAGTTGCAGGTATGTTCGATGCGAAACGCGAACGGCCAACTCAGAGATTCTGGAGGGCCATTCGCCGCTTAAAGATCGCTGGGGCCATTGATGTTCATCAGCAATACGAAGAAAAGGAAGATGGCTCTATAAGGGCTCGCCCTGGTATCAAGACTGTGAATATGCACTTTCTTGTAGCGTTAGGAGAGGTTTCTTATGAGCAGCTTAAGCGGTTCAGAACCTATTGTTCTAAAGCTTTAAAACTTGATCAGGAAGAGCACAAGAAGCAGAACCCAGCTGAACATGACCCCGCCATCGCAAATCGCCGGCTGAGGGAACTACAGCGAGAAAAGGGCATCAAAACCAACCCCTCTCAAACGGCTAATAACTCGCCGGTAATGCGTGACCGTGATCAGCGTAAAGAGCTACAGCGGCAATACAGCAAGGCGCAACTGGAGTTTGCCACAAACCTCCACGGTCAGTACCCTGGACGTTCAAGCTCTTGGTACGGCGACCAACTCAGGTTGCAGTTCCCTAGCCTGGACGACTGGATCGCAAAGCATAGCTAATCCCCCCAACCTCCGCGCTTTATCTTCAACCGGCTACGCTGGTGATAGCCCCTGCCTGCTGATAGCGTAATATGCCCCTATGGCAGCTTGCCGACCCCGCATGTGGCGAGACTGACCGTATTTTTCATCCTCTGGTGTATAAATCGACCTGAAATTCCCCTAACTGCCACGATTACTGTTGATGATTTAGGGGACACTAAAATTTAAGTGATTTAAAGGCAATCTTAGGTCATGAGATTTTTTTTTAACTGTTCACTGTAGATATGCTTAAAGAAAATGTTTATAGAATCTGTATTGTCATCCCTCTCTTCGCTCTGGATGATTTAATGCCTGGCTGTGCAGGGCGCAAGCGCCCGCCGCCAGAAAAAAACAACACCTAACAATGCCTTCCCTTGCAGGCCAGCAAAAAAACGCTGGCCGCCGGTCAGAACAAAAGAAGTACGTGGGGACAAGTCCCCACACCCCTTTGCCCAAAACCACAACTTGAAACTGACATGCCCCATAAAGGGGCCGATAAACATCAAGGGAACGTCAAGCTTTAGTGGCCCTAAAGACAAAGACGCTCAGCAGGAAGGGGGGGTCGTCATGCCCTCAATCTCGCTCTTATAGACCACCAGTTGCTATATGGGCGCAGCAAAGAGAAATTCGATATAGCCCATAGCCCTCAATACGAAAGCTCTGCAAGAGCCTTAAAGGAGCCAAAACCGATCACCAGTTGCTGGCCCGCCCACCGGATCGATGGCCACCGGCTGCGCCGGCGACCAGGAACGACTGCAGGGGCCCTGCCCTGGTACTCACCGACCGATCACCGGCAGCTAGCCAGCTCACCGGATCGATGGCCACCGGCTGCGCCGGTGACCAGGAACGACTGCAGGGGCCCTGCCCTGGTACTCACCGACCGATCACCGGCAGCTAGCCAGCTCACCGGATCGATGGCCACCGGCTGCGCCGGTGACCAGGAACCGCTGCAGGGGCCCTGCCCTGGTAGTCCCTGACCGATCACCAGCTGCTGGCCCGCCCACCGGATCGATGGCCACCGGCTGCGCCGGCGACCAGGAACGGCTGCAGGGCCCTGTCCTGGCATTCACCTGACCGATCACCAGCTGCTGGCCAGCACCACCTGCTCGATGGCCACCGGTTGCGCCGGTGACCAGGAACGGCTGCAGGGGCCCCGCCCTGGTACTCCCCGCCGATCACCGACCGTTTCCCCACTGCTGGCCCGCCCACCGCCTCGATGGCCACCGGTTCGCCGGTGACCAGGAACAGCTGCAGGGGCCCTGCCCTGGTATTCCCCTGACCGATCACCAGCTGCTGGCCGGCACCACCTGCTCGATGGCCACCGGCTGCGCCGGTGACCAGGAACGACTGCAGGGGCCCTGCCCTGGTACTCACCTACCGATCACCAGCTGCTGGCCGGCACCACCGGATCGATGGCCACCGGCTGCGCCGGCGACCAGGAACGGCTGCAGGGGCCCCGCCCTGGTACTCCCCGACCGATCACCGGCAGCTAGCCAGCTCACCGGATCGATGGCCACCGGCTGCGCCGGCGACCAGGAACGACTGCAGGGGCCCTGCCCTGGTACTCACCGACCGATCACCGGCAGCTAGCCAGCTCACCGGATCGATGGCCACCGGCTGCGCCGGCGACCAGGAACGACTGCAGGGGCCCTGCCCTGGTAGTCCCTGACCGATCACCAGCTGCTGGCCCGCCCACCGGATCGATGGCCACCGGCTGCGCCGGCGACCAGGAACGACTGCAGGGGCCCTGCCCTGGTACTCACCGACCGATCACCGGCAGCTAGCCAGCTCACCGGATCGATGGCCACCGGCTGCGCCGGCGACCAGGAACGACTGCAGGGGCCCTGCCCTGGTACTCACCGACCGATCACCGACAGCTGGCCCGCCCGCCGCCTCGATGGCCACCGGTTCGCCGGTGACCAGAAACCGCTGCAGGGGCTCTGCCGCGCTACGCTTGCCTGCTGGCGTGTTCGGTTCGACGAAAAGATGCCGAACCTCAACGCCCAGCCATGTCTTCGCCCAAAATTGCGCATGCGCAACTTTCCGTGAACACCGCTCAGGGCCTCAGAGAGAGCCCCCATGTACTACCACCCCAAGCCCGCCGCCAGTCATGCCGCCGAACGCTGGCGGCCAAGGTGCTGGCCAATTGTGGCCATATTTGGATGTTGATCGTGCCGTAATTCAAAAAACCTTCTCTATCATGCTGCAATGTGTAAAATCTCACAGTGAGACTTTTTAATAATGGTGTTTCAGCGTGACTGAATATGATTTTGTAGAGTGGTGCCAACGGCACAAGCTGACCCCTGAGCAAGCTGGTATTGTGCTAGGTTGCTCAAGGGCAAGCGCATTTCGCTATGCCAATGGGAGTTCTGCCATCCCCGCCCCGATAGCAAACCAGTGTGAGCTGATGGATCTTCTCCCGCCTTCAAAAAGTCTCATGGTGATACAGAAAAGGCTTGCCATAGTCTCACCGTGAGACTAAATTTAACTCATCGAGACGGAGGGCCGTGGTGATGAGGGTAAATGTGATGCCTGTAACGAGCTATCAAGAGATCCAAGAAGCGCGGGGATATATTGCCCGACACGGCTATGAAGTGAGCGTCCATGAAAACGGGCATCTGATTGTGAAAGATCCTGTCCATAGTTGCGGTCACGGAGCCCAGGCTGGGAGGCTTGTTCTGACGGGCTTTCAGAATGTGGCAGTTCGTAGCTATAGCGATGCGCTCAAATTCATTCGGGTTCGAGAGCCAAGTTGAATGGCTCCATTTGTCGAGGAAAAAATCATGGAAACAGAAGACGGCATCATGTCGCCAGAGGAGCAAGCATATTGGGATGGAATGCCAGAAGAGACACTGGGAGAACCATCCCCTGCGGACTGCTTAGTTCAGGGGTTACTTGAGGCTAGAGCGAACATCAAGTTGGAGGGCTACGGGCGGTGCGGCGACAACGACTATGCAGACGGCTATCTCGCTGGTAGCGCTCATGCCATCGAACAGGCTCTCCGCCTGGCGCTCAGGCGCTTGGATGTGTCGCCACGCAAACGCTACATCGTTGAGCATGTGCTGGGCCAAACAGCCACACAATAAGTCAGATGGGAAACGGCATGAATATTATGGATTACGTCAGTGAGCGCCTGCATGGCGCTTCACAGGAAGAGCTAGAGGCTATCGTGGCGAGTGACATGCCTCATGTTGGCGATGACCCTATGGATGAGGCTATTGCCGCTGCGCTGGTAGAGCTGGCAAAAGAAAGGTTGTCGGCCCTTCGGTCAAACTGTTAGAGGGTAATAATGGCCAATAAGTCACGAGCTGAGCGATTCAAGCAAGCAATATTATCAGCGGGAACCTATGAGCAGATGGCATTCAAGACCAACATCAGTGTAAGCACCCTAGTAAGAATCGCATCAGGTAAGACCGAGCCTAAGCTGATTGATGCCGTGAATATTTCAGGGGTGAGTGGTCAAAGTCTGGACTGGCTAACTTTTGGTGATCCAGACACCATAAAGGAAGAGGCGATTAAAGAATTTCCTAACACTCATTGCCAAGATAGTGTCGCCGCTCACCGCCTAATAGTTCATAACTTGCATGCCTTAGATAAAGAGGATGTTTGCGCAATCGCTCGCCAAGTTCATGCACTAAGTTTGCATTCAAGTTGATATCGGAAAAACAGATGACCCGTGAAAGAAAAATGCTTGTTGCTTCCATCATTTTTGCTGTCGCTGGATGGTTGATTGTTGCCGGATTAGCAACCGTTTTGGACGCAGCTCTGGAGAGAGAAGTGAGGGCTGAACGTGATGCCGCTGCGTGGAAACGGCAAGCTGGCAAGGCGTATACCGAGCTTCTGAAAGCAACCGCAGGTACTACTAATGGCGCTCTGATTATTCCTGCCGGTGCCCGCATCGAATGCGGAGTGAAAGAAGGTGAAGGCAAAGCACTGATTGACTGCGGCGAAAGCACCATCTTCCCCGCTATGGATTATTGATGATGCCGGACAACCGGCCCATTTCGAGGAAAAAAGGCATGGCAGACCATATCGAAGTGATCAAAACGCTGACCATCCCAGACTATCGCGTTGACATGTGCATCGTATCTGTGAATGGCCAGTTGTTTGTTAAGTCGCCTGATTTTAATACCCGCATTCCCTACTGTGGGACGCTGGATCTTGATGATGGCATCATCGCGGTGATCATGGCTGACGCTTACGAAAAGATTCTCGAAACGTCCATGCCCGAATTTGACGCCCAGCGCCACACCATCAGGGCGGCTCTGGAAAGTGCTTTCGGAATTGATAACCAGTGCATCAAGCACTGAGATAAAGGAAATACGGGATGAAGCAATCAGATCTGGAATACCTGGGAAAACTCGATGGTCGGCATTCATGGGCGGTAGGGGAAGAGTGCTTCTATTGGACTGACGGTGCCAACGTTGTGACCAGTGATCTGGCTGGCTCCATTCCGTTTTGTCCCGTCACTCTGCCACCCCGCCAGCACGGCACCCCGCGAACGATTAAAGCCCTGACGAGGACTGACGCAAAGCGGGCGATTGTCGAGGCATTGGATTTATAGAGGAAAAAAATGAACGCAGATTATTTCGTTCTAGCCTGCATTTTCGGTTTACTCGGGTGGGGGGTCAGCGAGTACATGAAAGCCAGTGAACGCAAACGCGTTCACGCTGAAGTGCAGGATGCTATCGTCTCACTTCGTAAGAAAGGCTTTGACGTTACACTTAACCGTTTGGCTGGATTTGATGAAGAAACGGCATGGGAAATGGAAAAGGTGCGCTCCGCTGGGTACACAGTGACCCAGGCCGGTAAGTCCATCACTATTTCTAAGCAGACAAATTAAGGGAAAAATTCGTGGTGAAGACAAAGAACAAAAAGTAAGGCAAGCCAGCACCGCCTGTCACGCTACGCTTGCCTGCTGGCCCGCCCGCCGCCTCGATGGCCACCGGCTGCGCCGGCGACCAGGAACGACTGCAGCGGCCCTGCCCTGGTATTACCCTGACCGATCACCGGCAGCTGGCCAGCTCACCGGATCGATGGCCACCGGTTGCGCCGGCGACCAGGAACCGCTGCAGGGCCCCTGCCCTGTTACTCCCCGACCGATCACCGGCTGCTGGCCAGCTCACCGGATCGATGGCCACCGGCTGCGCCGGCGACCAGGAACCGCCGCAGGGGCCCTGCCCTGGTACTCCCCTGACCGATCACCGGCAGCTGGCCCGCCTACCGGATCGATGGCCACCGGCTGCGCCGGCGACCAGGAACGACTGCAGGGGGCCTGCCCTGGTACTCTCCGACCGATCACCGGCAGCTGGCCGGCACCACCTGCTCGATGGCCACCGGCTGCGCCGGTGACCAGGAGCGACTGCAGGGGCCCCGCCCTGGTACTCCCCGACCGATCACCTGCTGCTGGCCGGCACCACCTGCTCGATGGCCACCGGCTGCACCGGCGACCAGGAACCGCTGCAGGGGCCCTGCCCTGGTACTCCACGACCGATCACCAGCTGCTGGCCGGCACCACCGGATCGATGGCCACCGGCTGCACCGATGACCAGGAACGACTGCAGGGGCCCTGCCCTGGTACTCCACGACCGATCACCAGCTGCTGGCCGGCACCACCGGATCGATGGCCAACGGCTGCACCGATGACCAGGAACGACTGCAGGGGGCCTGCCCTGGTACTCTCCGACCGATCACCGGCAGCTGGCCGGCACCACCTGCTCGATGGCCACCGGCTGCGCCGGTGACCAGGAGCGACTGCAGGGGCCCCGCCCTGGTACTCCCCGACCGATCACCGGCAGCTGGCCGGCACCACCTGCTCGATGGCCACCGGCTGCACCGGCGACCAGGAACCGCTGCAGGGGCCCTGCCCTGGTACTCCACGACCGATCACCAGCTGCTGGCCGGCACCACCGGATCGATGGCCAACGGCTGCACCGATGACCAGGAACGACTGCAGGGGCCCCGCCCTGGTATTCATCTGACCGATCACCGGCAGCTGGCCAGCCAACAGCCTCTCGGGTTAACTTCAAGCCTCTTTATGTTTAATGTGATGCGCTCACTTAAAATATATGCTCCATGGATAACCAACCTGCCCACAGCCCGCAAGCGGTCTGATGGACAGCCTTCGGTTCGTTGGTTACCCACCTCGCCAAGATCCTCTCTTGAGTGAAATTAATGAAAATAGACTCGAACGGGAGTGCGCCTTTACCGGCACATTTTTTTTGCGCATGCGCAAAATTTACTTGCGAATGCTACAGATTGCTGTAGCATGCAATTACGTTCTCGGTCATTCAGCTTGCCGAGTGACCCACCGGAACGAGATTCCATAACCAGGAGAGTTAGTGATGAAGAACATGAAAACCTTTATGAAGAAACTGTCAGGCCGGATCTTGGCCATCACCAACGAGAAAGGCGGCGTAGGTAAAACCACTTACTGCCAACATGTTTGCCATGCCGTGATGGATGCAGGGTTGACTGTGATGGCCGTTGACTTTGACCCTCAACGTAATTTCACCGACGTAATGACTGGCCACACAGCCCTCAACACTGAAGGCTATCTCTGTTCCAGTCACCTGTTCTGTGACGAAATGCCAGATCTCCCCCTGCTCAAAACTCAGGACGGACTTTACCTGCTGGCAGCCGATCCCGAGCTGGCCGACATTGAGACTATTCCCTTTGAGTCTGGCGTTGTCACGTATCCAGGCCATCACCTGGAACAACTTATCAAAAAGCACAACATTGATGTGGTTATTATTGATACCCCGCCTGTTGCAGGGAACCGCCAATTGGCCGGTGTACTGGCTGCTACTAACGTACTGCTTCCAATGGAGCTCACGCAGTTTAGCGTTGATGGTATCGCCTCTGTGTGCCAGCGCCTGACGGTAATTTGTAACACTGTTAACACTCCACTTCCGAAGCTGACCCTACTGCCGAACCGCATTAATACCCGCGCGGCGAAAACGGCTGGATACTTGGAGGAAGTGGTTAATGAATACCCATCTGTAGCGTTGCCGGCATTGGCTCAGCGTCAACCTATCGCTGATGCTGCAGATATGGCCACCCCTGTTTGGAAACTGAGAGACGGGAACGCCCGAGTTGCAGCAACCAATATCAAAGAACAACTGGTATCTATGGTTAAGGAGATCTTGGCATGAGCAGCGCAGCTGAAGCGATGAAGAAAAAGGGCGGCCTTAAATTAGGTAAATTGAGCGCGTTGGCTACCGCAGCAAAAGGTATCCAGGCTGGCCAAGAAGTGCTGAAGGTTCATCATAGTGAGTGCTACTCAACCAAGCAGGTGAGGGTGCAATTTAGCGCAATCGAAAACCTCTCTGAGAGCATGAAGAAAAAGCAACTGCAGCCCTGCAAAGTATGGCCGAAGGACGATAAAGGCTATCGGATCTGTATTGGTGAGCGCCGTTGGCGAGCGGCTGTTCATGGTGATCTCTATCTGGATGTTATCGTGGATCCGCTCCTGGCTGAACTGTCGTCAGCAGAGGTCATTTTGTATCAGCTGACTGAAAATACTCAGCGTGAGAATCTGACGCCCCGAGAAGAAGCGCAGGCTGTTGAGCAAATGTTGGCTGAAGGGATGAAGCCAGGGGAGATCGCCATGGCCAAATCAGCCATCGAGGCGTGGAGCGAGCCAACCGCAGCCAGCTGGGTTTCCCGCATGAGAAAGCTGCTGAAAATGCCTGCCATTGTTGAGGAGCTACATGATGGCGGTTTACATGATGCGGAAACATTGAATTGCCTGACAGCTATTTATGAACTCTCTCCTGCTGCGTGTGAGGCCATGATTGCTGAGGGACTGACAACCAGAAAGGCCACCAGGACAGCATTGAAAGCTCTGAAAGCTGGTGATCAGATCCCTGGTATTACCAAAAAAGCAGAACAGGCCGAGACATTGTTTTTAGGCCCTGTAGGTCTGCAGACAGCAACTTACAGCGTTGATGTTGACCGTCTGGTTGATGGGAAATTTGCTGCAGTAGTACATATCAAGATGGCTGGTCACGAAGTTAAAGCATCTTGGCTAACTGATCCCCTCTTGGTTTCTGAACACCTTTTCGATGTAAAGGTTCGGGTATTGGCTGTGATCCGCAGCTTTATGCAGACAGTGCAGGATTGCTGCACACCAGAGGAACGAACCGATTACGAGAGCATTATGGCGTATTGGCAGCTCTCTAGTAGTCAAAACCAGGGCAACGACCAGCCACCGGTTGAACAGACCAGCGGCCAAGGCGACAAGCTGCCACCGGTTGAACAGACCAGCGGCCAAGGCGACAAGCTGCCACCGGTTGAACAGACCAGCGGCCAAGGCGACAAGCTGCCACCGGTTGAACAGACCAGCGGCCAAGGCGACAAGCTGCCACCGGTTGAACAGACCAGCGGCCAAGGCGACAAGCTGCCACCGGTTGAACAGACCAGCGGCCAAGGCGACAAGCTGCCACCGGTTGAACAGGCCAATGTCCAGGGCAACAAGCAGACTCCGGTTGAACAGGCCAACAGCCAGGGCAACAAGCAGACTCCGGTTGAGGTAGGCTGTGTCAGCATTCATGGTTTTGTGGATGATGATCCGGTTGTGCTGTGTCTCGATGTGCTGTTGCCTGGGAATGAAGTCATGGTTCAAGACAAGAACGGACAGCGCTACACCATCCCGTCTGAGGACTTTACTCTCAGCCACATTGCCAAGGCATAAGGCACCAGTTATGAACAAAATCACTCACTTTACTCAAATTCAGGAGCGGCATGGGCCGCTCCTGGCATTCCGCCGAGAGACGTTTTCTATGGGGCTCAGCACTGCAGAGGCAGCTCAGTTGTTACTGACAAGCGCCCATGACTTGAACTTGACCGAACGCCAGTCACTCTACGGCAACACGTTGAACAGTTGGATGACGGGCGGGAAAGCTCCCGCCTGGGCTATTCAGGCGGCCCTTAGCTGGCTGGAGAGGAACGGCTGGTATCCAGGCATAGATCGCGGCCAGGGCAACTCAGAACATGCAAAATCGGACTCGAGCGATTTTGCATGGTGGGCCTATAGCAAGATTAAACTGCACGGCACATTGACTGATGCAAAAGCCAATATCCCTGCTGAGTGGCCAAGTAATATCAAGGAGAATGCCGAGGCATGGCTGGTTATGTCATGGCAGGTTGAAGAGGATAAAAGGGCTAATCGAGCCGCAGAACGACATGAATGATAAGCGAGGGGATTAATGGAAAATACTAATTTGGTTTCCGTATGGGTTGAGCTAAAAACAAAAGAATACCCATCTATTAAAGATGCTTTAAATGAGCTAAATTCAGCTGTGGATATGTCAATCTCTCACAGCCGCCTTCAAGAATACCAGCAAAGCAATGATGATGCTGATAGTTTAAAACGTAAGCGCAAAAGACCGGCTATTAAAGTTATTAACTACATGCTTGCTGATGTGTTAGAGCACCTACTAAAAGAAGATGGCCTCTCACAAAACCGGATTAATGAAATCGTCAGCAAGGTGACTATTATTGGGGATTAGTCGTGGCAACGGCACCAAGCAGCGCAGGAAAGAAACCTTATAGACCACCACTTAAAAAATATGTGGATGCGTCAGCTGAGTATTTGCCTGTTCCAGTCTTGTGTTACAAGGATGACGTTAAGAGGTTCAAGGAGGTCTCTCGTAGATTGCCGGTGGCATGGAGAGACAAGGTGGCTTCAAAGTACACCCTGATATTCCTGATGACCATGCACGACAGCTCTCTTCCCGAAATTCGCAGGCTTGGCAAGGCTCGGTTCAATGCGAACAGTTGGTTGCGTGAATTTGCCAAGAATCAGAAGATGTAACTCATATGAAGACTGTATCATCTCGAGGTCGCCCCAAAGTTGAAAACCCACTCTTGCCTCATGAGAGAGCCAAGCGATACCAGCAGAAAAGAATAGATAGCGGGGATCGTAAAGTGTCTATCTGGATGGATCCGTCCACCATGGAACTTCTCGAACTACTGAGAGGGCAGGCCGGCTTTAATCAGCGAGAAAACTCAGAGTTTATTGCTGCGCTATTGATAAAGGCTGCTGGATTGCCTTGGTTCGGCCAAGATTTTGTGTTGCCTGCACAAAATGTATTTAAACCCATCCCCCCTGCCCCGATTAAACGCCCACCATTGAAATAACCCTGACTGACTTGCGCATGCGCAAAGAAAGGGGGCCGAATGCCCCCTTTCTTTATGCCGGTTTATTGGTGTCCAGCAGTGTCCGGTCTGTGGGGCTGGATCCCGTATCTTCCCCTGGCAAAGGGTTCTCTCTTAGATACGCCTGGATCTCGGCGGAGGCTTTTGTCAAAACTCTGATAACCTCTTCATTTATATTGATAACAATGCCTCGTTCATGAAGCTCTTTTTTGCCTGCATCAAGCTCTTCAGATAGTGCTGCAGGGATCTTAAAGCGAATTTCTTTAGTTTTGCTTGTGCCAATGGGGGTAAAGGATAAAGCCATGTATGTGCTCCAAAAAAAGTTGCATAATCCCCAGTGGGGATTATAATGCTGGTTATCGGGTGGCAACCCAATAACCAGGAGATTCATCATGCATTATATCGTTTCTATCGTTAAAGGGGATAACTATGGCAAGGTTATCTCTTCACATAATGATCGTTCTGCTGCCATTAAAAAACAGGGGTCTGATGAGTTTATTGTAACAACTGATATCCGGTTGAAGAAGGGGGAATGTTACCCTGAACTGACCGAACAGCAATATGAAGCTCATGTTACTGACTCTCGTTTGAGATTCTGCATTATGGCGAAAAAGGCCGAAAAGGAAACTGCGGGGTTTAATGGTGAACGATACGATTTCATGCTGTATGGCATGGATCCCTTTGAGGCGATGGAACTGTTTGGGGCTCAGGCCGAACACGAACTCAACGAGGAAGAGGCCAAAGCGCTAGATGTGGCGTCTCGGCGGGCTCGTATGAAGGCCCTGGAGCAGCATATTTGTCCAGATGATCGCAACTCCATCACAATCAGTTTCCCTGCCGTTCGTGGCATCCAGGCTGGTAAAGAGTTTTTCGCCGCGCAAGTACCCTTCATCCAGCTGGAAAAGATGTTTGTTTTTGACGATGAGGTTTTACCACCAGAGCTGCGTATGCAGCGAGAACTGAGCCAGCGGCGAGCGGTGGCCATCAGTGATTATATCGTGGGTAACCCGTCTGATTATGTCCTGCCAGCATTAACATGCTCGGTTAGCGCCAGAATGTGGTTCGATGCACTCCCTGGAAATCATGGCCAGCGCTTGGGACTTCTCAATATCCCCTTGGATGCGGTGATGCTGATCAATGATGGCCAGCATCGCAGGGCTGGGATTGAGAAAGCGATCCGCCGCCGGCCTGAGCTGAGAGGTGAAATGGTAACGGTCACCTTCTTCTTTGATGAAGGGCTCAAACGTAGCCAACAAATTTTTAGCGATATCAACTGCAAAATGGTTAAACCGAGCACCGCGATTAGCGCTCTTTTTGATCATCGAGATCTGCTCAACATTTGGATGAAGGAGGTTATGAACGGCGTTCCTGGTCTGGCTAACCGGATCGAAAAGGAAACCGGTTCGGTCGGGGCGAAATCGTCCAGGTTGTGGAGTGTGATCAGTCTGAAAAAGTTCCTGACCGCAATTTCAGGTATCAATGATAGTAATGCCGAGTTCTACCTGGGCGATGAACAGCGCAAAGCCTCTGTGGCATTTTTCACGCGCTTCTTTGAGGCTGCAGCACAACATATTCCCAAATGGGCTCAGATGATGAATGGCAGCATTCCAGCTGCAGAGGTAAGGGAAGATATGCTGATAGGTCACGCTGTATTCCTAGAGGCGCTAGGGGTCGCTTGTCGGGCGTTGTTGTTGAATGACCAGGGCCAGCCTGACTGGGCTAACTGTGATTTAACTCCATTATCCGGTTTGGCCAATATTGTTCCTCAAAAAACATCTTCTCAATGGAAATTCCGCGCAGTGAATGTAAATGGAACAATGAATAAAACAGCATTTGGCGTTGTGTCCACAGCATCAGTATTAAGGGGCATGATGGGTATTACCTTGAGCCCAGAAATGCTGAAGTCGGATAAGATTGTTTCAGACTCGTTCAATAATATTTCTCTAGAGGGTTGATTTGATATCCTGGGTGAGGAATCGCCCAGGA
This genomic stretch from Aeromonas sp. FDAARGOS 1405 harbors:
- a CDS encoding ParB/RepB/Spo0J family partition protein; protein product: MSSAAEAMKKKGGLKLGKLSALATAAKGIQAGQEVLKVHHSECYSTKQVRVQFSAIENLSESMKKKQLQPCKVWPKDDKGYRICIGERRWRAAVHGDLYLDVIVDPLLAELSSAEVILYQLTENTQRENLTPREEAQAVEQMLAEGMKPGEIAMAKSAIEAWSEPTAASWVSRMRKLLKMPAIVEELHDGGLHDAETLNCLTAIYELSPAACEAMIAEGLTTRKATRTALKALKAGDQIPGITKKAEQAETLFLGPVGLQTATYSVDVDRLVDGKFAAVVHIKMAGHEVKASWLTDPLLVSEHLFDVKVRVLAVIRSFMQTVQDCCTPEERTDYESIMAYWQLSSSQNQGNDQPPVEQTSGQGDKLPPVEQTSGQGDKLPPVEQTSGQGDKLPPVEQTSGQGDKLPPVEQTSGQGDKLPPVEQTSGQGDKLPPVEQANVQGNKQTPVEQANSQGNKQTPVEVGCVSIHGFVDDDPVVLCLDVLLPGNEVMVQDKNGQRYTIPSEDFTLSHIAKA
- a CDS encoding ParA family protein: MKNMKTFMKKLSGRILAITNEKGGVGKTTYCQHVCHAVMDAGLTVMAVDFDPQRNFTDVMTGHTALNTEGYLCSSHLFCDEMPDLPLLKTQDGLYLLAADPELADIETIPFESGVVTYPGHHLEQLIKKHNIDVVIIDTPPVAGNRQLAGVLAATNVLLPMELTQFSVDGIASVCQRLTVICNTVNTPLPKLTLLPNRINTRAAKTAGYLEEVVNEYPSVALPALAQRQPIADAADMATPVWKLRDGNARVAATNIKEQLVSMVKEILA
- a CDS encoding helix-turn-helix domain-containing protein, whose translation is MANKSRAERFKQAILSAGTYEQMAFKTNISVSTLVRIASGKTEPKLIDAVNISGVSGQSLDWLTFGDPDTIKEEAIKEFPNTHCQDSVAAHRLIVHNLHALDKEDVCAIARQVHALSLHSS
- a CDS encoding DNA sulfur modification protein DndB, coding for MHYIVSIVKGDNYGKVISSHNDRSAAIKKQGSDEFIVTTDIRLKKGECYPELTEQQYEAHVTDSRLRFCIMAKKAEKETAGFNGERYDFMLYGMDPFEAMELFGAQAEHELNEEEAKALDVASRRARMKALEQHICPDDRNSITISFPAVRGIQAGKEFFAAQVPFIQLEKMFVFDDEVLPPELRMQRELSQRRAVAISDYIVGNPSDYVLPALTCSVSARMWFDALPGNHGQRLGLLNIPLDAVMLINDGQHRRAGIEKAIRRRPELRGEMVTVTFFFDEGLKRSQQIFSDINCKMVKPSTAISALFDHRDLLNIWMKEVMNGVPGLANRIEKETGSVGAKSSRLWSVISLKKFLTAISGINDSNAEFYLGDEQRKASVAFFTRFFEAAAQHIPKWAQMMNGSIPAAEVREDMLIGHAVFLEALGVACRALLLNDQGQPDWANCDLTPLSGLANIVPQKTSSQWKFRAVNVNGTMNKTAFGVVSTASVLRGMMGITLSPEMLKSDKIVSDSFNNISLEG
- a CDS encoding plasmid replication protein repA — protein: MMDLSNWAAKESPSTPIADMSDPARSHLSPFMWGRTHYQHPGHWLGTGNRCGHRPDAPAWHQYNEPETKRPLPHFIQNLINKVREYYAQPLKLPTLANLSGKVNKLTGKPRQNRSEAREAESLVMQAILSRTDFASLRVGTPLPNGGFIHRAMAEIAKVAGMFDAKRERPTQRFWRAIRRLKIAGAIDVHQQYEEKEDGSIRARPGIKTVNMHFLVALGEVSYEQLKRFRTYCSKALKLDQEEHKKQNPAEHDPAIANRRLRELQREKGIKTNPSQTANNSPVMRDRDQRKELQRQYSKAQLEFATNLHGQYPGRSSSWYGDQLRLQFPSLDDWIAKHS